A stretch of Sulfurimonas autotrophica DSM 16294 DNA encodes these proteins:
- the guaB gene encoding IMP dehydrogenase, with amino-acid sequence MRIRKRALTFEDVLLVPQYSEVLPKEVSLETKLTRNISLKIPMVSAAMDTVTEYRAAIAMARLGGIGIIHKNMDIETQCKQVKKVKKSESGIIIDPIYVHPDATLADAEALMKEFKISGVPVVDGHNKLLGILTNRDMRFEKNMRKSAEEVMTKMPLITAKKGISLDEAADIMHQNKIEKLPIIDNEGFLKGLVTIKDIKKRIEYPNSNKDAFGRLVVGAAIGVGQMDRAKALVDAGADVLVLDSAHGHSKGILDTVKAIKDSLEVDIIAGNIATAEATEALIEAGADAVKVGIGPGSICTTRIVAGVGVPQISAIDECAAAARKHGVPVIADGGIKYSGDISKALAVGAACVMAGSLLAGTEESPGETIMFQGRQYKSYRGMGSIGAMQKGSNDRYFQEGTAADKLVPEGIEGRVPFRGSIAGIVHQMMGGLRSSMGYCGSESIEAFWDKAEFVEITSAGLKESHVHDVIITQEAPNYHV; translated from the coding sequence ATGAGAATTCGTAAACGCGCCCTGACATTTGAAGATGTACTTTTAGTACCACAATATTCGGAAGTACTTCCAAAAGAGGTCTCTCTTGAAACAAAATTAACTCGTAACATCAGCCTTAAAATTCCTATGGTTTCCGCTGCTATGGATACTGTAACGGAGTATCGCGCGGCTATTGCAATGGCAAGACTTGGAGGTATTGGGATAATTCATAAAAATATGGATATTGAGACACAATGCAAACAGGTTAAAAAAGTAAAAAAATCTGAAAGCGGAATTATCATTGATCCGATTTATGTCCATCCTGATGCAACATTGGCAGATGCTGAAGCATTGATGAAAGAATTTAAAATCTCCGGTGTTCCTGTTGTAGACGGGCATAATAAACTTCTTGGAATTTTAACAAACCGTGATATGCGTTTTGAGAAAAATATGCGTAAAAGTGCAGAAGAAGTTATGACAAAAATGCCATTGATTACTGCTAAGAAAGGTATCTCACTTGATGAGGCTGCTGATATTATGCACCAAAATAAAATAGAAAAACTCCCTATTATTGATAATGAAGGCTTTTTAAAAGGTCTTGTTACCATTAAAGATATCAAAAAACGTATAGAGTACCCAAATTCAAACAAAGATGCTTTTGGTCGTCTTGTAGTCGGTGCAGCTATCGGTGTTGGACAGATGGACAGAGCAAAAGCACTTGTCGATGCCGGTGCAGATGTGCTTGTACTTGATTCTGCGCATGGTCATTCAAAAGGTATTTTAGATACGGTAAAAGCGATTAAGGACTCTTTGGAAGTAGATATAATTGCCGGTAATATTGCCACTGCAGAAGCAACTGAAGCACTAATTGAAGCAGGTGCTGATGCTGTAAAGGTAGGAATTGGACCAGGTTCTATTTGTACAACCCGTATTGTTGCAGGTGTCGGTGTTCCTCAAATTTCTGCTATTGATGAATGTGCCGCTGCTGCAAGAAAACATGGAGTGCCTGTTATAGCAGACGGCGGTATTAAATATTCCGGAGATATTTCTAAAGCTCTTGCAGTCGGTGCTGCATGTGTTATGGCCGGTTCACTTTTAGCAGGTACGGAAGAATCACCGGGTGAAACTATTATGTTTCAAGGGCGTCAGTACAAGTCATACCGTGGAATGGGTTCAATCGGTGCTATGCAAAAAGGAAGTAACGACAGATATTTCCAAGAAGGGACAGCAGCCGATAAACTTGTTCCTGAAGGAATCGAAGGACGTGTACCGTTTCGCGGTTCTATTGCGGGAATCGTTCATCAAATGATGGGAGGACTACGTTCTTCTATGGGTTACTGCGGAAGTGAGAGCATAGAAGCGTTTTGGGATAAAGCGGAATTTGTTGAAATCACATCAGCAGGTTTGAAAGAGTCGCATGTTCATGATGTTATTATCACACAAGAGGCGCCGAACTATCATGTATAA